In one Mucilaginibacter ginsenosidivorax genomic region, the following are encoded:
- a CDS encoding hybrid sensor histidine kinase/response regulator transcription factor, whose protein sequence is MKTKTPFKLIGNNFTKTIIFLALFLWVVPNITRAQQYPYKFHYLTVDEGLSHTDANDIAQDKHGYIWVATFFGLDRFDGYSVKKFYNTNTPLNNSFKNRLVTIYPDDDGNIWLATEGGLQCFNPRLEKYTDYTETKKNSNTNFQKIFKPRGNLIYIFTGNQLKIFKINGTKIDEQNLTAPGVQFSDMAPDGKGQLYLTSNKGLWVLDKNNRLKKIPIAGLTNENLSRLYFNNNNSPVLSAENKILLITKRQGAAGQIWAVEKQLACPSFIRNITEGKRGDYWLNIGPSLLKLDHNLNLIQTVSDKNSPHGLNSGSLSKVFVDRTDCLWVCTFGGGLNYCDLNEKLFYTLQHNPEVANSLAGNHIRSVLADGDNLWIGTTANGLNLYNLKTQKFTYYNTYNSRLRLKSDVITALTIDNDHNLWIGSSAGIEILKPNGAELWKPAGYQNFPSHVIDTFVKDYYGNIWFGNHQDKYGVIWKDAKNIYQVKYYDEGFFIFADKSTPQLLVSSTHGLKRVTIDAQGNIQQIFTYRASARPNSLSSDYTYPISKQNDSTYWIGTIGGGVNRLILKPADNSYTIKSYTGSYGIFNDVESLEIDNAGNIWMGGNGLECLNPLTGKLIRYDKNDGLQGNSFKVGSSYKGTDGRLYFGGINGLNYFYPDQIRANNIAAIPVLTDILINNQKPGYGLDNPSKNNINQAIGYSKNLTLSYLQNNFVIFFSSMHFANPLKCKYRYKLVGFDKDWRYTDGKNPSAAYSNLDYSNFRFVVEATNNDGVWSKSETGANITITPPWWKSVIAKTIYFLLIISALLGIYIYQARWYRLKREVEIRKVNEAQREEIHLQREELYQQQLMFFTNVSHEFRTPLTLILGPLESLISQNKNKALDYSYQLMFRNAKRLMNLISELMNFKKVADSIVKLQVQPLAVNQFCRDLAWEFQNLAVNKGINFELNYHPDSQDALAQTGYFDVQVLEKILFNLLNNSFKYTNAGGRVSFEIFFDIERFTPSFNTGFELLAKEYQAKKYIYFRVADTGIGISSDSITRIFDRYYRISKNHLGSGVGLALVKSLTQLHKGNIYVYSERYKGTEIIIGIPWGEENYLPSEKTASGLVETQLEVIDNAIQLPLPEYENEGIGIQTKNRKHILLVEDNQELRTFLKQAFEKHYQIYEAEDGRSGMELATKKVPDMIISDVMMPGMSGIELCKAIKETFETSHIPFIILSAKDALDTKIEGMASGADFYFAKPLSIDLLLLTVHNIFEQGEKLKQRYTKDYLVEATELVHSEKDKEFFNKLLKLIENNIQDLNLDVDFLCRHLYISRTKLYQKIKGISDQSVGEFIRTIRLKKAIQIMTHEDVTMNEVADRIGLQSNSNFSRAFKKEYGKSPLQFMQALKKS, encoded by the coding sequence ATGAAAACTAAAACACCCTTTAAATTGATAGGGAATAATTTTACAAAAACTATAATTTTTCTCGCTCTCTTTTTATGGGTAGTACCAAACATCACGCGTGCACAGCAATATCCCTATAAATTTCATTACCTTACTGTCGACGAAGGATTATCGCATACTGATGCTAATGATATTGCACAGGATAAGCATGGCTATATATGGGTAGCCACTTTTTTTGGCCTGGATAGGTTTGACGGTTATTCGGTAAAAAAATTTTATAATACCAACACACCATTAAACAACTCCTTTAAAAACAGGCTGGTAACTATTTATCCGGATGACGATGGAAATATTTGGCTGGCTACCGAAGGTGGACTACAATGTTTTAACCCTCGCCTGGAGAAGTATACTGATTATACCGAGACAAAAAAAAACAGCAACACCAATTTTCAAAAAATATTTAAACCAAGGGGTAACCTCATTTATATTTTCACGGGCAACCAGCTCAAAATATTCAAAATCAACGGAACTAAGATTGATGAGCAAAATTTAACAGCCCCCGGCGTACAGTTTTCCGATATGGCGCCAGATGGTAAAGGCCAGCTTTATTTAACAAGTAATAAGGGCTTGTGGGTGCTTGATAAAAACAACCGTTTAAAAAAGATACCTATTGCAGGCCTTACAAATGAAAACCTATCGCGGTTGTATTTTAACAATAACAACAGCCCGGTGCTATCTGCCGAAAACAAAATATTACTTATAACAAAAAGGCAGGGTGCAGCAGGGCAGATTTGGGCTGTAGAAAAACAATTGGCTTGCCCCAGCTTTATAAGAAATATTACTGAAGGCAAAAGAGGCGATTATTGGCTAAATATTGGCCCCAGCCTGCTCAAGCTTGATCATAACTTAAACCTGATTCAAACGGTGAGTGATAAAAATTCACCCCACGGCTTAAATTCGGGTTCATTAAGCAAGGTATTTGTTGACCGTACAGATTGCTTATGGGTATGCACATTTGGCGGCGGCCTAAATTATTGTGATTTAAACGAAAAGCTATTTTACACCCTGCAACATAACCCCGAAGTAGCAAATTCCTTGGCGGGCAACCATATTCGGTCGGTATTGGCCGATGGCGATAATCTTTGGATAGGTACCACTGCCAACGGCCTTAACCTGTACAATTTAAAAACTCAAAAATTTACTTATTACAACACCTATAATTCCCGCTTAAGATTAAAAAGCGATGTTATTACTGCCTTAACAATTGATAACGACCATAATTTATGGATAGGCAGCTCGGCAGGCATCGAAATATTAAAACCCAACGGTGCTGAATTGTGGAAACCTGCCGGATATCAAAACTTCCCCTCACACGTAATAGATACCTTTGTTAAAGATTATTACGGCAATATTTGGTTTGGCAATCACCAGGATAAATACGGAGTTATATGGAAAGACGCTAAAAATATTTACCAGGTAAAATACTACGACGAGGGCTTTTTTATTTTTGCGGATAAAAGCACCCCACAGCTCCTTGTTTCCAGCACGCATGGGTTAAAACGCGTAACGATTGATGCTCAGGGTAACATCCAACAAATATTTACTTATCGGGCATCGGCAAGGCCAAATTCATTAAGCTCCGATTACACCTATCCAATAAGCAAGCAAAATGACAGTACCTATTGGATAGGTACCATTGGAGGCGGGGTTAACAGGCTTATTTTAAAACCAGCAGACAATTCATATACCATAAAATCATATACCGGCAGTTATGGAATTTTTAATGACGTAGAGAGCCTTGAAATTGATAATGCCGGCAATATATGGATGGGAGGCAATGGATTAGAGTGCCTTAACCCCTTAACCGGCAAATTGATACGGTATGATAAAAACGACGGCCTGCAGGGTAATAGTTTTAAGGTAGGTTCATCATACAAAGGCACCGACGGCCGTTTATATTTCGGCGGTATTAACGGCCTCAATTATTTTTACCCGGACCAGATCAGGGCCAACAACATTGCAGCTATACCTGTTTTAACTGATATTTTGATCAATAATCAAAAGCCTGGCTATGGGTTAGATAATCCATCGAAAAACAATATAAACCAGGCTATCGGTTACAGCAAAAACCTAACACTTAGCTACCTACAAAACAACTTTGTTATCTTTTTTTCATCTATGCATTTTGCAAACCCGTTAAAATGCAAATATCGCTACAAACTGGTTGGCTTTGATAAAGACTGGCGTTACACCGATGGTAAAAACCCAAGCGCGGCCTACAGCAACCTCGATTACAGCAATTTTAGATTTGTTGTAGAAGCCACAAATAATGACGGTGTATGGAGCAAAAGTGAAACCGGCGCAAACATAACTATCACCCCGCCCTGGTGGAAATCGGTCATAGCTAAAACCATTTATTTCCTGCTCATCATATCGGCGCTACTGGGCATTTATATTTACCAGGCCCGTTGGTACCGCCTTAAGCGTGAGGTTGAAATTCGTAAAGTAAACGAGGCCCAACGCGAGGAAATACACCTGCAACGTGAAGAACTTTACCAGCAGCAGCTCATGTTTTTCACCAATGTATCGCACGAGTTTCGCACACCACTAACTTTAATTTTAGGCCCGCTGGAAAGTTTGATAAGCCAGAATAAGAACAAGGCGCTTGATTATTCCTACCAGCTTATGTTCAGGAACGCTAAACGCCTCATGAACCTGATAAGTGAGCTGATGAACTTTAAAAAAGTGGCCGATAGTATTGTAAAGCTACAGGTGCAGCCGTTGGCAGTCAACCAGTTTTGCAGGGACCTGGCCTGGGAATTTCAAAACCTGGCCGTTAATAAGGGGATAAATTTCGAACTTAACTACCATCCCGATAGCCAGGACGCACTTGCACAAACCGGATACTTTGATGTGCAGGTGCTGGAAAAAATATTGTTTAACCTTTTGAATAACTCGTTCAAATACACCAATGCCGGCGGGCGGGTTTCCTTCGAGATCTTTTTCGATATAGAACGGTTTACACCATCCTTTAACACAGGCTTCGAATTGTTGGCCAAAGAATACCAGGCAAAAAAATACATTTATTTCCGCGTAGCTGATACCGGCATAGGCATTTCCAGCGATTCTATCACCCGTATTTTTGACCGCTATTACCGCATCAGCAAAAATCACCTTGGATCGGGCGTAGGCCTGGCACTGGTTAAAAGCCTTACACAGCTGCACAAGGGTAACATTTATGTTTACAGTGAACGCTATAAGGGCACCGAGATAATTATAGGCATTCCCTGGGGCGAAGAAAATTACCTGCCATCAGAAAAAACAGCTTCGGGACTGGTAGAGACACAGCTGGAAGTTATTGATAATGCCATTCAATTACCATTGCCAGAATATGAAAACGAGGGCATTGGGATTCAAACTAAAAATCGCAAACACATTTTACTGGTAGAAGATAACCAGGAACTCCGTACCTTTTTAAAACAGGCTTTTGAAAAACACTACCAAATTTACGAGGCCGAAGATGGCCGCTCCGGGATGGAATTAGCGACCAAAAAAGTACCAGACATGATTATCAGCGATGTTATGATGCCGGGAATGAGTGGTATTGAGCTTTGTAAGGCCATCAAAGAAACCTTTGAAACCAGCCATATCCCTTTTATCATCCTATCGGCCAAGGATGCCTTAGACACCAAAATTGAGGGAATGGCATCGGGCGCCGACTTTTATTTTGCCAAACCTTTAAGCATCGATCTTTTACTGCTTACCGTACACAACATTTTTGAACAGGGCGAAAAGCTTAAGCAACGCTATACCAAGGATTACCTGGTAGAAGCCACCGAACTTGTACACTCCGAAAAGGACAAAGAGTTTTTTAATAAATTATTAAAGTTGATCGAAAACAACATCCAGGATTTGAACCTCGATGTCGATTTTTTATGCAGGCATTTGTATATAAGCCGCACCAAGCTTTATCAAAAAATAAAGGGAATATCCGACCAATCAGTAGGTGAATTTATCCGTACCATCCGCCTAAAAAAGGCTATCCAGATTATGACCCATGAGGACGTTACCATGAATGAAGTAGCCGACAGGATTGGACTGCAAAGCAATTCTAATTTTTCGCGGGCCTTTAAAAAGGAATACGGCAAATCGCCGTTACAGTTTATGCAAGCGTTAAAAAAGAGCTAA
- a CDS encoding glycoside hydrolase family 2 TIM barrel-domain containing protein, translating into MRNLLFSKQLAKLLLISIFILSYKISLGFQQQQGTGLSKSDTAFVPKEIEDPENIGINKEASHATLMPYASLKEALAANRHASSFSRSLNGLWKFNWVDWPQKRPVNFYKTDYDVSGWKNIKVPSNWQVEGYGTPYYSNFTYIFQKDFPRVMSTPPEKYTAFKERNPVGSYRRDFTVPAEWAGRHIFITFDGVDAGFFIWVNGKKVGYSVNSRNAAEFDLTKYIKPGKNVLAVEVYRFTTGSYLEDQDMWRLSGIFRNVTLWSTPQEHIRDYFVKTNLDKQYKDADVVVAAKVKNYGTTPVKARLLDVALYNGLVPVPGATTKKAIPALKPGEEAVVEATFHVNNPQKWTAETPKLYTTVVKIADGSQAVETISSRTGFRNIEIKGRLFLVNGVPIKLKGVNRHENWPNDGHAVTEEQMIRDIVLIKQANCNHVRTCHYSDDPRWYELCDQYGIYLVAEANLESHGAWDEFNEDPRIKAALIDRNVANVENFKNHPSVIIWSLGNECGSGGSNFRAILKVIKDIDPTRPRHYQGFGIGNNNPADMDSEMYTDVENLEKHANDKTLTKPFYLCEYAHAMFNSMGSVDIYNDLFDKYPQLLGGAIWEWQDQGIYNNRDPKHPITAFGGGFGEYPNDQYFIHKGVVFSDRSLKPHYPELKHAYQWISIKAKDLRNGEIIIKNRYQFINLNGLTAKWNVTENGTTISSGNLPLKEIKPGQEQDVKIPYNIIPKPGAEYFLRVSFDLATDKLWAKKGFEVAAQQLELPIALAAAAAQPVAGKLTLSDSKDDIKVKGPGFSLVFDKEKGTFSKMEKDGQNVLRDNGGPMLHLWRAPHRKDDMWAYDDWVKYGLKEIAWKTEEAKSAQLANGDVAITANLTGTGKNGFVVHHQVVYTINGNGVIKVDNNVSFNADAKLILARLGVRMFLKENLNQFEYFGRGPMENYGDRKSGFDVGHYFSSIAQQLTPYEKPMDCGNHEDVRWANVSAANGLGIGIKKQTDLFQVTALPYSDEEMTDVEYKIDLPKSKGTVLCISHQTLGVGSYGCGPRPLEQYRVHAKTTAFSYCIELLGKK; encoded by the coding sequence ATGCGTAACCTTCTTTTTAGTAAACAACTTGCTAAACTTTTATTGATCTCCATTTTTATTCTTAGTTACAAAATAAGCCTGGGTTTTCAGCAGCAACAAGGCACCGGGCTGTCAAAATCTGATACCGCTTTTGTGCCCAAAGAAATTGAAGATCCCGAAAATATCGGCATAAACAAAGAGGCCAGCCACGCTACGCTGATGCCCTATGCATCTTTAAAAGAAGCGCTGGCGGCAAACCGCCATGCATCGTCGTTTAGCCGTAGCCTGAACGGATTGTGGAAATTTAACTGGGTAGATTGGCCTCAAAAACGCCCCGTTAACTTTTATAAAACCGATTATGATGTATCGGGCTGGAAAAATATTAAAGTGCCTTCAAACTGGCAGGTTGAAGGTTATGGTACACCATACTATAGCAATTTTACTTACATTTTTCAAAAGGATTTCCCGAGGGTGATGAGCACTCCGCCCGAAAAATATACAGCGTTTAAAGAGCGTAACCCGGTAGGCAGCTATCGCCGCGATTTTACAGTACCCGCAGAATGGGCCGGGCGTCATATCTTTATCACCTTTGATGGTGTCGACGCGGGTTTCTTCATTTGGGTAAATGGCAAAAAAGTAGGCTACAGCGTAAATAGCCGCAACGCCGCCGAGTTTGATTTAACTAAATACATTAAACCAGGCAAAAACGTTTTAGCAGTTGAGGTTTACCGCTTCACCACCGGTAGCTACCTGGAAGATCAGGATATGTGGCGCTTAAGCGGCATTTTCAGAAACGTAACCCTTTGGAGTACACCGCAGGAGCACATCCGGGATTATTTTGTAAAAACCAATTTAGATAAACAATACAAGGATGCCGATGTAGTAGTAGCGGCCAAAGTAAAAAACTACGGCACCACACCTGTTAAAGCAAGGTTGCTGGATGTGGCTTTATACAATGGTTTGGTACCTGTACCTGGAGCCACTACCAAAAAAGCTATCCCTGCACTAAAACCCGGCGAGGAAGCTGTAGTTGAGGCTACCTTCCATGTAAATAACCCACAAAAATGGACAGCGGAAACCCCCAAGCTTTATACAACAGTTGTAAAAATAGCCGACGGGAGCCAGGCGGTAGAAACTATATCATCACGTACCGGTTTCAGGAACATCGAAATTAAAGGGCGTTTGTTTTTGGTAAATGGAGTGCCTATCAAACTAAAAGGCGTTAACCGCCATGAAAACTGGCCAAATGATGGCCACGCGGTTACCGAAGAGCAAATGATACGGGATATTGTATTGATTAAACAGGCCAATTGTAACCATGTACGAACCTGCCACTATTCTGACGACCCGCGTTGGTACGAACTGTGCGATCAGTATGGTATTTACCTGGTTGCCGAAGCTAACCTGGAGAGCCATGGCGCCTGGGATGAATTTAACGAAGATCCAAGGATTAAAGCCGCGTTGATTGACCGTAACGTGGCCAACGTGGAGAATTTTAAAAATCACCCATCGGTTATTATCTGGTCGCTGGGTAATGAGTGCGGCAGCGGCGGCTCAAACTTTCGGGCCATATTAAAGGTGATCAAGGATATCGACCCAACCCGCCCAAGGCATTACCAGGGTTTTGGCATTGGCAATAACAATCCGGCCGATATGGACAGCGAAATGTATACCGATGTAGAGAACCTTGAAAAGCATGCCAACGATAAAACACTCACCAAACCTTTTTACCTGTGCGAGTACGCGCATGCCATGTTCAACTCCATGGGCTCGGTAGATATTTATAACGACTTGTTTGATAAATATCCGCAGCTATTAGGCGGCGCTATTTGGGAGTGGCAGGATCAGGGCATTTACAACAACCGCGATCCTAAACACCCCATAACCGCTTTTGGCGGCGGCTTTGGCGAGTATCCAAATGATCAGTATTTTATTCATAAGGGAGTGGTGTTTTCCGATCGTTCTTTAAAACCACACTACCCCGAGTTGAAGCACGCTTACCAATGGATCAGTATCAAAGCCAAAGATCTTAGAAACGGCGAGATTATTATCAAAAACCGTTACCAATTCATTAACCTTAATGGTTTAACCGCTAAATGGAACGTAACAGAAAACGGTACCACCATATCATCGGGTAATTTGCCTTTAAAAGAGATTAAACCAGGCCAGGAGCAGGATGTGAAAATCCCTTACAACATTATACCCAAACCAGGCGCGGAGTACTTCTTGAGAGTATCGTTTGATCTGGCAACCGATAAGCTATGGGCCAAAAAGGGATTTGAAGTTGCTGCCCAGCAATTAGAATTACCTATCGCGCTTGCTGCCGCTGCCGCACAACCGGTAGCCGGCAAACTAACCCTATCTGATTCAAAAGACGATATCAAGGTAAAAGGCCCTGGTTTCAGTTTGGTGTTTGACAAAGAGAAAGGCACTTTTTCAAAAATGGAAAAAGATGGCCAAAACGTTTTACGCGACAACGGTGGCCCAATGTTGCACCTGTGGCGTGCCCCACACCGTAAGGATGATATGTGGGCTTATGATGATTGGGTTAAATACGGTTTGAAAGAAATAGCCTGGAAAACCGAAGAGGCGAAGTCCGCACAACTTGCTAACGGCGACGTGGCGATAACAGCAAACCTTACCGGCACAGGAAAAAACGGCTTTGTTGTACACCACCAGGTAGTTTATACCATTAACGGTAATGGCGTTATCAAGGTTGATAATAACGTAAGTTTTAATGCCGATGCTAAACTGATATTAGCCAGGTTGGGCGTGCGGATGTTTTTAAAGGAAAACCTTAATCAGTTTGAATACTTTGGCCGCGGCCCTATGGAAAACTATGGTGATAGAAAAAGCGGCTTTGATGTTGGCCATTACTTTAGCAGCATAGCCCAACAGCTTACGCCATATGAAAAACCGATGGATTGTGGTAACCACGAGGATGTAAGATGGGCTAATGTAAGCGCGGCAAATGGTTTGGGTATAGGTATAAAAAAACAAACCGATCTGTTCCAGGTAACAGCATTGCCTTACAGCGATGAGGAAATGACGGATGTGGAGTATAAAATTGACTTGCCAAAAAGTAAGGGAACTGTGTTGTGCATTAGCCATCAAACCCTGGGTGTAGGCTCATATGGCTGCGGCCCGCGCCCCTTGGAGCAATACCGGGTACACGCAAAAACTACTGCCTTTAGTTACTGTATAGAGCTATTGGGTAAAAAGTGA
- a CDS encoding PQQ-dependent sugar dehydrogenase: MKNVLINKFLPAYPAVRKGLLVWLALGVAVVVCPSYIVPKLKSVKVKDEPTPITLKVQLVTNNLEAPTAIVFPGNGDTWVLEQKGRIRIIRSGKLLDEPLLDLKSKMIKVNNGYEERGLLGIALHPRFKTNHKFYVFYSAPSANKSDHMDVIAEYQAPANTGSIDPASGRIILTQEKPDGNHDGGCLQFGPDGYLYFSFGDGGGQGDKHGEIGNGQKMDIMLGKILRIDINTAQGYLVPKDNPFVGRKDARGEIWAYGFRNPYRFSFDKASNQLFAGDVGQDLWEEVDIVKKGGNYGWRLFEGTHPYNPANGSDTRSITMPISEYPHKEGVSVIGGYVYNGRQIPVLKGKYFFADWAGPVYYLQKAGTKWGRGKVALQNLPPDLKITGFGEDAAGELFMLTNADTGPGATKGGVYKIVKN, encoded by the coding sequence ATGAAAAATGTATTGATCAATAAATTTCTACCCGCATATCCGGCAGTCCGCAAAGGGCTTTTGGTATGGCTTGCACTGGGCGTTGCTGTGGTTGTTTGCCCATCCTACATCGTTCCTAAATTAAAATCCGTTAAAGTAAAGGATGAACCTACGCCCATAACCTTGAAAGTGCAATTGGTTACTAATAACCTGGAAGCACCTACTGCCATTGTTTTTCCGGGTAACGGCGACACGTGGGTGTTGGAACAAAAGGGAAGAATCAGGATAATCAGGAGCGGTAAATTACTTGATGAGCCTTTGCTCGATTTAAAAAGCAAAATGATAAAAGTGAACAATGGTTACGAGGAACGCGGCTTATTGGGCATAGCCCTGCACCCCAGGTTTAAAACCAACCACAAGTTTTATGTTTTTTATAGTGCTCCATCGGCCAATAAATCCGACCATATGGATGTGATAGCCGAATATCAGGCACCCGCAAACACAGGCTCCATTGATCCAGCCAGTGGCCGCATCATACTTACACAAGAAAAGCCAGATGGTAACCACGATGGCGGTTGTTTACAGTTTGGACCCGATGGCTACCTGTATTTTTCATTTGGCGATGGCGGCGGCCAGGGCGATAAGCATGGCGAAATAGGTAACGGCCAAAAAATGGATATCATGCTGGGTAAAATATTACGTATCGATATCAACACGGCACAAGGGTATTTGGTGCCAAAAGATAACCCTTTTGTCGGGCGTAAAGATGCAAGGGGCGAAATATGGGCCTACGGTTTCCGTAACCCTTACCGGTTTTCTTTTGACAAGGCATCCAACCAATTATTTGCTGGTGATGTTGGCCAGGATTTATGGGAAGAGGTTGATATTGTGAAAAAGGGCGGCAATTACGGCTGGCGGTTATTTGAAGGAACACATCCTTACAATCCTGCTAACGGTTCTGATACCAGGAGTATCACCATGCCCATATCAGAGTATCCCCACAAAGAAGGCGTATCTGTTATTGGCGGCTATGTTTACAACGGCAGGCAAATTCCTGTATTAAAGGGTAAATATTTTTTTGCCGATTGGGCCGGGCCGGTGTACTACCTGCAAAAAGCAGGTACTAAGTGGGGAAGGGGTAAGGTAGCCCTGCAAAACCTGCCGCCCGATTTAAAGATCACCGGTTTTGGCGAAGATGCCGCCGGAGAATTATTTATGCTTACCAACGCCGATACCGGGCCGGGCGCTACAAAAGGAGGCGTTTATAAAATAGTGAAGAACTAA
- a CDS encoding sigma-70 family RNA polymerase sigma factor, with product MLKLTRTDIQLWHAVRKDDEIAFNMLFDRYWVSLYKTAHYYLDDHEVCAEAVNDVFVSIWNRRKVLEIESFFNFMQTSVRFQIYKRRKAVKLDIVFNDSLVADNSYQLNEGEVRIQQTEINNQLNGHLDKLPKRCQEIFELSRFDNLSNQEIADRLQISKRTVENQLALAVKHLKVCFKHIYFLIFIHLM from the coding sequence ATGTTAAAGCTTACCAGAACAGATATCCAACTATGGCACGCCGTACGTAAGGACGATGAAATTGCATTCAATATGCTGTTTGACCGTTACTGGGTAAGCCTGTACAAAACAGCCCATTATTACCTGGATGATCACGAGGTTTGTGCCGAGGCCGTTAATGATGTTTTTGTAAGTATCTGGAACCGGCGGAAAGTACTGGAAATTGAATCCTTTTTTAATTTTATGCAAACTTCGGTTCGGTTTCAAATTTACAAGCGCCGTAAGGCAGTTAAACTCGATATTGTTTTTAACGATAGCCTGGTTGCCGATAACAGCTATCAATTAAACGAAGGAGAGGTGCGCATACAGCAAACAGAAATTAATAACCAGCTAAACGGTCATCTTGATAAGCTGCCCAAAAGATGCCAGGAAATTTTTGAGTTAAGTCGTTTTGACAATTTATCGAACCAGGAAATTGCAGATAGGCTGCAGATATCCAAACGCACCGTCGAAAATCAACTGGCCCTGGCCGTAAAACACCTTAAAGTTTGCTTTAAGCACATTTATTTTTTGATATTTATCCACCTCATGTAA
- a CDS encoding FecR family protein codes for MSKQDFISLYEKFLSGQCTDEEKALLERYYDEIKLLNNDWDDTLGDKEQTRKLILDKMADDVDFQRIITVSKRQSYTWIGYAASIVFLFAIGFWGWHYVAKHGDKNQVVNNIRPGKNMAYLTLANGKSIILQYAKNGQIAGSGNIIIKKIKDGILAYSQNNKNNNKQKITAEPDSNLLTIPRGGIFQTILADGTKVWLNSASSLKYPVAFAGTERKVVLVGEAYFEVAKNKAMPFKVSVNGTDVRVLGTHFNVMGYPEDNQIATTLLEGAVKLHSPAGNALLAPGQRGTYGIHNAGFSIKDVNTADVVAWKDGFFVFDNESLYNIMLKIGRWYNVDIVFQHITNQSSFGGTISRYKNIDVVLKALEATGSVHFKIDGRRVVVMD; via the coding sequence ATGTCAAAACAGGATTTTATTTCACTTTACGAAAAGTTTCTTTCGGGCCAATGTACCGATGAGGAAAAGGCCCTTTTGGAGCGCTATTACGACGAGATAAAACTATTAAACAACGATTGGGATGATACCCTGGGCGATAAGGAACAAACGCGAAAGTTGATTTTGGATAAAATGGCAGATGATGTTGATTTTCAGCGTATAATAACAGTTTCAAAACGGCAGTCATACACCTGGATAGGGTATGCTGCATCGATAGTGTTTTTGTTTGCCATAGGTTTTTGGGGATGGCATTACGTTGCCAAACATGGCGATAAAAACCAGGTTGTAAATAATATCCGCCCCGGAAAAAACATGGCCTATCTTACCTTAGCCAATGGCAAATCTATCATACTACAATATGCTAAAAACGGACAGATAGCGGGTAGTGGTAATATTATTATAAAAAAAATAAAAGATGGAATATTGGCTTATTCTCAAAATAATAAAAATAATAATAAACAAAAAATAACTGCTGAGCCAGATAGTAATTTATTAACAATACCCCGCGGTGGTATTTTTCAAACCATACTGGCCGATGGTACAAAAGTGTGGCTTAACTCGGCATCTTCATTAAAATATCCCGTGGCATTTGCCGGTACAGAGCGTAAGGTTGTACTCGTTGGCGAGGCTTATTTTGAGGTCGCCAAAAATAAGGCCATGCCATTTAAGGTTTCTGTTAACGGTACCGATGTGCGGGTATTAGGTACCCATTTTAATGTAATGGGTTATCCCGAAGACAACCAAATTGCAACTACGTTACTGGAGGGCGCCGTTAAGCTGCATTCGCCGGCAGGCAACGCGCTGCTTGCCCCGGGGCAACGGGGTACCTATGGTATTCATAATGCTGGCTTTAGTATAAAAGATGTAAACACGGCCGATGTTGTGGCCTGGAAGGATGGCTTTTTTGTGTTTGATAACGAAAGCCTGTACAACATTATGTTAAAAATTGGGCGATGGTATAATGTGGATATCGTTTTTCAACACATCACTAACCAAAGCAGTTTTGGCGGCACAATTTCGAGATACAAAAATATTGATGTTGTGTTGAAGGCTTTGGAAGCAACCGGATCTGTTCACTTTAAGATAGACGGAAGGAGGGTAGTTGTGATGGATTAA